One Eurosta solidaginis isolate ZX-2024a chromosome 1, ASM4086904v1, whole genome shotgun sequence genomic window, GAGCTTTAATTTGCTTTATAGAGCTATTATCGAAGGTGAAGACGGGAACGGGTGGAGCCAAACCCACAATGGGTGCACGTGCAAATGGTACAACAAATCGTGACAGCGCTGCTAATAATGATGGACCACGTAAACGCAAAAACTCTGATTCTCGCAACTCCGAACCGGAATATACGAAGGAACAAATAGAGGCCGTGCGCAAAGTTAAGAGGTAGTGATTGAACTCATTTTTTAATAAGCTTGGTAGTTTCCTATTTTATCACATTGTAAACGGCTGATTGTCAGCTGGGAAAAGGTCTGCGAATGCCGCTAAAAACACAACATCATTTGCTGGAAATTAAATGTTCGTGTGATTTAAAATGACTCCGACGTCACACCTGCTTGCAGTCCACACCGTGTCCGCAAGGATAAAATGTACCCTAAATTGGTGAATTTATATGTTCGTGGCATTTGGATTGGAGAAATTATAAAGCGATATATTTTACATAAAAACCAATAATCTGGTCTTCACACCGTCTTGGTCAGTTTTGAAATGATCATACAGGTTTAAACTTTGATACAATTACAATTGCGTGTTGTGTAAGTCTCCTCTTCTTAGAATTTTCTCTAAATAAGCGATTTGCATTACCCATGCACTACCCTATCTGTTAACAATACTAAGCCATACTCCTTCCAGGCTTAAATATGACTTTACTAAAATCAATTTGCATTTTCGAGCAAACTTTCAGACAATAATAAAGTGCACTGTGATAAAGTAGGAAATCCAACACGTTGTTTGGCATGTATTCTTTATATTTGTTCCTATCCTTCCAGCTGTCGTGATTACTATGAAATTTTAAGCGTTAAGAAGGAAGCTACTGATTCTGAAATTAaaaaatcttacaaaaaattAGCATTGCTTTTGCATCCCGATAAAAATAAAGCACCTGGTGCTTCAGATGCATTCAAAGCGGTAGGAAATGCTGCTGCTATACTCACTGACGTAGAAAAGCGCAAGCAGTATGATTTATACGGTCTAAATGAATCACATGCCCATAATCATGGTGTACGCAGAGACCATAATGAATATGCATATGCACGTGGCTTCCAAGCTGAAGTTAGTCCTGAAGATTTGTTCAATATGTTCTTCGGTGGTGGCTTTAACCAACAGAATGTGTATATGCGTCAACAACGGCGTAGACAACAACATCGTGACGATGGCGAAGTAAGTGTGAATTTTGATTTGAAACATTGaactttattttttgtttctcatgTCACAGAATCAATCGAACTCTTCGGCGCTTATAAATTTTTTGCCTATACTGCTATTAATCGGGTTATCGATGATTTCATCTTTCTTCATATCAGATCCTATATACAGCCTGTCGCAATCACCGTGAGTTTCTTTTATTAATTATGAGAAAAAGTTTTAGTGTTATGTATATCTTAATCATACCTATTC contains:
- the LOC137236438 gene encoding dnaJ homolog subfamily B member 12; protein product: MDGNKDEAQRCIDIAVQAFAEGKIEKAEKFLLKAEKLFPTERAKELLSKVKTGTGGAKPTMGARANGTTNRDSAANNDGPRKRKNSDSRNSEPEYTKEQIEAVRKVKSCRDYYEILSVKKEATDSEIKKSYKKLALLLHPDKNKAPGASDAFKAVGNAAAILTDVEKRKQYDLYGLNESHAHNHGVRRDHNEYAYARGFQAEVSPEDLFNMFFGGGFNQQNVYMRQQRRRQQHRDDGENQSNSSALINFLPILLLIGLSMISSFFISDPIYSLSQSPKYAVKRETNRLKVPYYVKNNFHTEYQGSVGRLEESVEEDFIDHLKYSCSRERNYRDSMLAKARSFGDRELFNKAQKINTPSCDNLNNYLNK